In the bacterium genome, CTGATTGGAATAGGAATTGCCTTAAGCTTTGTTAGCGAATCGTTGGCGAAACCCCCACGGGTTCCGGTATACGAATCCGCTGTTCCCACGGTGTATCAAAACAGCTCGTGGGTAAATCCCACAACTGGTCTAATGCTTTTTACTACGCTAACCGAGGAGTTGCCGACAATCCCTCCCATAAAGCGCGAAGAGTATATTCGTGATTATCTGGGTCAAAATTACGGAAAATGGGGGTTATCAAGTTTACCGGAAATTCAGTTGATACTCCGGCAAAATACTCCCGGTGGTGAAGTCCTCCGATTCTATCAAACAACGGCTGGTGTAGTTTCTCAAGAGAACGATCTAGTTGCCCAATTCAATCCAAACGGTCAACTCCATTCGCTTCACCAATCGCTTCACGCAAAGTTATCGCTGAAATCGGGGATACCATTGATCAGTGAGCAAAACGCGATAACCATAGCACAGACTGCAATGCAAACATCGGGTGAGAACTATCCTCCCGTAGTAAAAATGCAGGCGTGGTTATCACCTACCGAGACTTCTCACCTCATTTATCGAGTTACACTGACTCCAACTACTCCCAATGGTGAATGGGAAGCGTTAATCGATGCGAGTAGTGGAGAGGTGTTGCGGACGCAGGAAACATCCCGCTACATCGATGGCAGTGGTTACACCTTTGATCCCGATCCCTTGACGACTGGACAAGCAACTTATGGCAGTACAGGCTATGTCGATGGCAACGATGCCGATACCCAACAACTAACGGCGCAACGACGTTTGCGAGTCCTGCGGGAGATCACTTTAAACAGCGGAACCTATCGATTAACGGGACCTTGGGTTTCGATAACGAATTTTGAAGCGCCGAATACTGCGCCGGTCACTGCGACCCATCCCGATTCGTTCCGCTACACCCGCAGTCCATCCGGCTTTGAGGATGTACATGTCTATGCGCATATCGATTCCGCGCAACGTTGGATTCAATATCTCGGTTTCAACAACATTCAACATACATCGATGCAAATCGATCCCCACGGTTTAAACGGTGACGACAATTCATATTTTCTACCGTCAAGTAACCGTATTGCCTACGGAGAAGGTGGTGTCGACGATGCCGAAGATGTTGATGTGGTTTGGCATGAGTACGGGCACTCGATTCAGTATTCGCAAGTTTCGAATTGGGGTGGTGGTGAAGCTGGTTCATTAGGCGAAGGATTTGGTGACTATTGGGCAGGTAGTTACTCGGCTTCCATCTCTTCTTTCCGGAGGGAATGGGTCTACAATTGGGATGGCCACAATACGTACTGGGATGGGCGTGTACTGAATTCAACGATGGTGTATCCGGCAAACATGGGTGGTTCCATTCACGAAAATGGACAGATATGGTCGCGTGCTTTAATGGACATCTGGGATTCCTGCGGGCGTGAAGTCACCGATAAAATCGTACTTCAAGGACAGTTTGCTGTAGGATATGGCGTCACCTATCCAACCCTTGCGAATGCGATTTTGAATGCCGATTTAACCTTGTATCAAGGCGTCCACATCTCGGCGGCTTACAACTGTTTTCATGCCCGCGGAATTTTATCGCAAATGCCGAACATCGCTTCGGTTGTGGGTGCCGTGACTTCTCAAGTAACTGGTGCAATCGCAGGGGTTGTAGTAAACTTGAATGGTTCACCGCGAGATACAACCGACAGCCAAGGGCGCTACTCGATAGCTGGTTTGAGTTTCTCGCAGTATCAGATTTCATTTAATCACCCCAGCTACAATTTGTATTCGACAACATTTACAGTTTCGCAACCAGGTGCTACGACGATTAATGCCGTCCTCAATCGTCCGATTTATTCGGTCGATCACGACTCGTTGTTTATTCAAATTGGGGAAAGCGATACGACGTTAGTCCGTTCTCCGGCATTTACAATTACCAATACTGGAGATGGAAACGGGAGTTATTCGTTTCAAGCGTTTTCGGGTACTGGCGGATCATCGAACAGCTGGGTTTATACCCGTGAACTCGATGTCGGAACGATTACAGGAGATACTCGTTTACATGGGGTCGAAATCGTCGGTAATGAAATTATTCTATCGGGTTCAAATAATACCAGTGAACCTAATTACTTCTACCGGGTATCCCGTAGCGGTTCCCTGTTGGGTTCAATCCAACAACGTTCGGTAACAACCAACGGAGTTCGTGATCTGGCAGCATCTGGAGGTTATCTGTTTGGCGGTGAGAACGATACAATTTGGCGTTGGAATGCCGATTTGTCGGGTGAGCAGTTTGTTTGTCGTACGATTCTCAATCCACCCCGTGGAATTGCCGTGCAGCGAAACGCTAACAACGAACCAGTGATATGGATTTGCGACAACACGCAACCTGCTCGCAAGTTTGCCGCCGATGGTTCGTTACTCTCATCTGCAACGAATACCTATTACATATCGGGTGTCGCTGCGATGCCGAATGAAGGGGGAAAGGTATGGTTTGTTTCTTGCGACAACAGTTACAGCCAACTTTGGATTAACACATTAAATGAAGCCGGGACAGCTGTTGTTCGATTAACACAACTGGATTTGCCTGTCGGATACCGTTCGGCTGGCGCCTGTTACACATTAGATGAATGGGGTGACCTTGGGCAAATTGCCATCCTTTTTACTTCGAGTTCTCCATCACGAGCGATTCTGCGATTTTATAACATCCCAACCGATGTTAACTATGTTTCGATTACCTCTTCACGATCGGGTACGTTAGCTCCGACAGCATCAATACCAGTGAATCTTTCTCTTCGTCTCGATCCCAATCGACAACGCTTCACTTTTAATATCCAACAAACGAACAGCCCTGCCGCGTCTTTATTGACAACTGTTGTTATACAGCGCGCAACTGAAGCATCCGAGCACTCAGCGGTTCTTCCCGAAATATTTGATGTATCACCGGTATACCCGAATCCGTTCAACCATACGGCGAAAGTCATGGTATCAATGCCTGAGGCGGGTTATCTTCAGTTATCGCTTTATAACTTACTCGGTCAATCGGTTTTGAATCGAAACACACACTTGCCAGCAGGAGTTCAGCTGTTGCAGGTGGATCTTTCCGATTTTCCCACCGGCACTTACTTCTCGAAGATTACGTATCGGAACAACGTAACGACGCAACGTTGGGTGTTATTGAAATGAACCAGAATTCGGTAGCGATGCGAGGACCCACACCACCGGAACGATTAGTCGGACCGGATTGGAACGATGGAGAGGCGGGGGAAGATGGACAGCTTTTTCTTTCGATTCCTTTGTCCGGTCTTCGTATCGATACAGTTTTGCATTGTGATTTGTATGTAAAAAGCGGCGTTCACCGCTTCGTCAAGTACCGGGATCAAGGCGAGCCGATCACAAATCCGGTTATCGTTCGGTTACGCGAGTTTAACCATGAGTTTCTATACATCCCATTATCGAAACGGGATGAATTCAATCGATACATCGAACAAGTTTTGCCGGATATCGTCCGTGACCCAAATGTGGCAGTGGAACACAAAGCCAAGTTGGTGTTTCACACCATCGGATCGATCATCCAAAATGTCATGCAGTCACCAAGCAGTGCGTTTCTATCTCGGGCTGAGGCAGTTGTCGATCCGTACATCGAATTGATTACTTCGGGTCCGGAGGCAATTAGTTCGTTGTTAACATTGGTGAGTTATGACTACTATACCTACACCCATTCGGTACAAGTTGGTGTTTTTTCTGCAGCGCTTGCTTCACGTCTAAAGATTAACTCGCACAAAGACATGAGAAATCTCGCCTTAGCTTCACTGTTTCATGATATTGGCAAAACGTTTATTCCCAATGAAATATTGATGAAACCTCGCTCGTTATCGCGTGATGAGTTTGCGACCGTTCGTGAGCATCCTGCCCTTGGCGCAAACATCGTGCTACATGAACGAGGCAACTTGGATGAAGTATCGCTTATCGTTCGTCAACACCATGAACGACTCGATGGTTCTGGTTATCCCGATGGCGCAAAAACGGAGAGAATCCATCCACTATCGAAAATCATCACGATAGCCGACATGTACGATGCCCTCACGTCGCGGCGGGTGTATCGTGGTGGCTACTCACCCGTGCAAGCATTGCGAATGGTATCCGAACACGCCGGCGAATGGATCGATGAAACGGTTTTCCGGGAATTTGTGAAACTGCTTGGCACGATAGGTCCCGCCTGATATGCCTCCACCTATTGGCGATGTCGATCTGTACAAAGTATTAGGTGTTTCTCCCGATGCGACTTCGGAGCAAGT is a window encoding:
- a CDS encoding T9SS type A sorting domain-containing protein; translated protein: MKLQNYKSKTLRSAFHSKSLFLIGIGIALSFVSESLAKPPRVPVYESAVPTVYQNSSWVNPTTGLMLFTTLTEELPTIPPIKREEYIRDYLGQNYGKWGLSSLPEIQLILRQNTPGGEVLRFYQTTAGVVSQENDLVAQFNPNGQLHSLHQSLHAKLSLKSGIPLISEQNAITIAQTAMQTSGENYPPVVKMQAWLSPTETSHLIYRVTLTPTTPNGEWEALIDASSGEVLRTQETSRYIDGSGYTFDPDPLTTGQATYGSTGYVDGNDADTQQLTAQRRLRVLREITLNSGTYRLTGPWVSITNFEAPNTAPVTATHPDSFRYTRSPSGFEDVHVYAHIDSAQRWIQYLGFNNIQHTSMQIDPHGLNGDDNSYFLPSSNRIAYGEGGVDDAEDVDVVWHEYGHSIQYSQVSNWGGGEAGSLGEGFGDYWAGSYSASISSFRREWVYNWDGHNTYWDGRVLNSTMVYPANMGGSIHENGQIWSRALMDIWDSCGREVTDKIVLQGQFAVGYGVTYPTLANAILNADLTLYQGVHISAAYNCFHARGILSQMPNIASVVGAVTSQVTGAIAGVVVNLNGSPRDTTDSQGRYSIAGLSFSQYQISFNHPSYNLYSTTFTVSQPGATTINAVLNRPIYSVDHDSLFIQIGESDTTLVRSPAFTITNTGDGNGSYSFQAFSGTGGSSNSWVYTRELDVGTITGDTRLHGVEIVGNEIILSGSNNTSEPNYFYRVSRSGSLLGSIQQRSVTTNGVRDLAASGGYLFGGENDTIWRWNADLSGEQFVCRTILNPPRGIAVQRNANNEPVIWICDNTQPARKFAADGSLLSSATNTYYISGVAAMPNEGGKVWFVSCDNSYSQLWINTLNEAGTAVVRLTQLDLPVGYRSAGACYTLDEWGDLGQIAILFTSSSPSRAILRFYNIPTDVNYVSITSSRSGTLAPTASIPVNLSLRLDPNRQRFTFNIQQTNSPAASLLTTVVIQRATEASEHSAVLPEIFDVSPVYPNPFNHTAKVMVSMPEAGYLQLSLYNLLGQSVLNRNTHLPAGVQLLQVDLSDFPTGTYFSKITYRNNVTTQRWVLLK
- a CDS encoding HD-GYP domain-containing protein, encoding MNQNSVAMRGPTPPERLVGPDWNDGEAGEDGQLFLSIPLSGLRIDTVLHCDLYVKSGVHRFVKYRDQGEPITNPVIVRLREFNHEFLYIPLSKRDEFNRYIEQVLPDIVRDPNVAVEHKAKLVFHTIGSIIQNVMQSPSSAFLSRAEAVVDPYIELITSGPEAISSLLTLVSYDYYTYTHSVQVGVFSAALASRLKINSHKDMRNLALASLFHDIGKTFIPNEILMKPRSLSRDEFATVREHPALGANIVLHERGNLDEVSLIVRQHHERLDGSGYPDGAKTERIHPLSKIITIADMYDALTSRRVYRGGYSPVQALRMVSEHAGEWIDETVFREFVKLLGTIGPA